A stretch of DNA from Fusobacterium mortiferum ATCC 9817:
TACTATAAAAGAGAAAAAATAGCTATTATATTAACAGCTATTTTTTCTTTATAATATTAAGATATTTTTTTGAAAAGTTCAATTAATGTTTCTTTAGAGAAGAATACAGGGTTTGCTCCTGCACAAGCATCCTTCATAGAATTTTCTGCTAATAATTCAAAATCAGGATTATCTACTCCAACTTCCTTAAGTGATTTAGGGATTCCTACTTCTTCAGATAATAATTTAATTTTATTAATTACAAAATCAACACATTCTTTATCAGTTTTATTTTCAGTATCTAATCCTATAACTTTTGCAATTGGTCTAAATTTTTCAGGAACATGTTTAGCATTTTCTTCTTCAACAATTGGAAGTAACATAGCATTACAAACACCATGAGGTAAATCATATAGTCCACCTAATTGATGAGCCATAGCATGAACATTTCCAAGTCCAGCATTACTAAATGCTATTCCATTTAGGAAACAAGAGTAGCACATTTGTTCTCTTGCATTAACATCATGTCCATTTTTAACTGCAGTAGGAAGATAATCAAAAATTTCTTTAATAGCATAAAGTGCAGTACAATTAGTGACATCCATAGCTCCTTTTGCTACAACTGCTTCAATAGCATGAGTTAAAGCATCCATTCCAGTAGCAGCAGTTAAAGCAGCTGGTTTTTCTAACATTAATTCAGGATCGTTTACAGTTATTGCTGCAAGCGAGTTAGTATCAACCATAATCATTTTTACATGTCTTTCTTCATCAGTAATAACATAGTTAATAGTAACTTCAGCAGAAGTTCCAGCAGTAGTAGTTATAGCAACAATTGGAAGAGATTTATTAGAAGTTTTATTAATTCCTTCATAATCTTTTATACTTCCACCATTAGTAGCTAATACAGCAATAGCTTTTCCACAATCTTGAGGGGATCCTCCACCTATTGTAATAACAATATCACATTTTTCTTCAACTAAAATTTTATATCCATTTTCAACATTAGTTACAGTTGGATTTGGTTTTACATCATTATAAACTGTAAATTCTAAATTAGCTTCTTTTAAAATATTTGTTACTTTCTCAACAGTTCCATTATTTGTTAGAAATTTATCACTTACTACAAATGCTTTTTTACATTTTAAATTTTTTAAGGGTTGAACTAAATCTTTTAAACATCCTTTTCCTAATAAGTTAATTGGTGGAATATAATAAATCATAATGACCTCCTAATATAAATAAAATACTCTTTAAGTGAATAATATCACACTTATATATTAAAGTCAATATTTTTTTGTATTTACATATCTGATTCGTATATAAGAATAACTAAAAAATAACACTTTAAAGTGTTATGTAAAAAAATTATCTATTTAAAATTAATTGAGAATCATTAATATCATGTTCTTTAAAAAATATTTCAATTTTATTCTTAGCGTTTAATAAATAACTAATTATTTGTTCCGATTTTTCTTGTGTTAATCTAAAAGATGGTGTACTAACACTAATAGCCGCAATAATTTTATTATTATTAGTCAAAGGCACACTAATACAGCTAGAATCTTCATTTACTTCACCATATTCAGTAGCAACTTTTGTTTGTTTTATTTCTTCAAGTTGTTTATATAAAATATCAAAATCTGTAATTGTATTTTTTGTATATGCTTTAAAACCTTCAGGATATAGGTTATTCAACTCTTCTTTTGAATAATTAAACAACATAGCTTTTCCAAGAGCAGTACAGTAAGCAGGAAGTTTTTTTCCAACTGAAGACAAAATTCTAATAGGATTAGTAGAATCAACTTTGGCTACATAAAGTACTTCTCCACCATCTAATATTCCCATTTGACATATTTCATCAGTTTTTTTGACTACATATTCCATTTCTGATTTTATAAATTGTAATGCATTCATGTTACTTGTATAAGAAGAACCTACACAAAATGAACTTATTCCAATTGTATAAGTATAAGTTTTTTCATTGAAGAAGATAAATTTTCTATTAGCCATTGTATGAATTATTGGTAATATCGTACTTTTTGGTGAATTAATTATTTCAGCAATTTGAGTTAATGTTAATCCTTCAGGATTAGATGCAAGAGTTTCTAAAATATTTAAAACTCTTAATGTTGGATTATGTTCTTTATTTTTCAATTTCCACCTCTAAAAATTATAATAACTGTTTAAAATCTATATTATATTATATCAGAAATTTATCAAAAAATGTATTAAATAATAATAATCTTGACTATTGTATAAAACTGTTTTAAAATAATACAAAAAATATTTTTTAAAAAACTATTGACAAGTAAAAAAAAATATATTATTATCAGATTATAGTGATACGAATTAAAGTACCAGGTACGTAATTACGAAAAGATTGTTTAGGAGGAAGATATGATATTAAAATTTTTAAGAAAAGTTCCAGCAGGAATGATGATTGTTCCACTTTTAATTGGGTCTTTTATGAATACTTTTTTTCCAGAAGCTTTGAAGATAGGATCTTTTACAACTGCAACATTTTCAAGTGCAGGAGCAGCAACAGCAATGGGAATTCAATTATTTTGTTTGGGAACTACTTTGCAATTAGCAGATATGCCAAAAGTTGTTAAACGTGGAGGGATATTATTAGTTTCTAAATTTATAATAGGTGCAGCTATAGGAATAGCGGTAGGAAAAATGTTTGGTTTTGCTGGAGTTTGTGGATTAACAACATTAGCAATAATAAGTGCAGTTACTAATAGTAATGGAAGTGTATATTTAGCATTGATGAAAACTTATGGAGATACTACAGATTGTGCTGCGATGGCTCTTCTAGCGTTGAATGATGGACCATTATTAACATTAATAGCACTAGGAGCATCAGGACTAGCTAATGTACCATTTATGGCATTAGTAGCTACAGTAATTCCTATAATTGTAGGAATGATAATAGGAAATCTTGATAAATCTATGAGAGATTTTATGGCTCCAGCTGGAGATATTTTAATACCATTTGTTGGATTTACATTAGGAGCAGGAATAAACCTAAGTAATGTTTTAAAAGGTGGAGTTCCAGGAATAGTATTAGGATTAATATCAGTATTTGTAGGAGGAGCTTTTATAGTATTTTGTGATAGAGTAATAGGAAGAAGACCTGGATATGCAGGTTGGGCAGTAGCAACAACAGCTGGAAATGCAGTAGCAGTACCCGCAGCAGTAGGAATAATAGATCCTGCTTGGGCTCCATATGTAGGAGGAGCTACAACTCAGGTAGCAGCAGCAGTAGTAGTAACAGCAATATTAGCTCCATTAATGACAAATTATTGGGCAAAAAAATATGGTTGTCCACAATTTGATAAAATAAAAGAAGAAATGAATTAAAGCTAGTATAAAGTAATAAAAAATGTTATTTTATAAATAAAAATATTTTAAAATAAAGGAGGAAGTTTAATGAAAATAAATGCTGTAGTAATTGATAAAAAAGATAATGTAGCTGTAGCAATAGAAACAGTAAAAAAAGGAGAAGTGGTAGCTTATAAATTAGATAATGAAACTGTTTCTTTAGAAGCTTTAACAGATGTTCAAATTTATCATAAATTAGCAAGTAAAGACATAAAAAAAGGTGAGCCAGTAGTTAAGTATGGAGAACATATTGGTATAGCTGGAAGAGATATACAAAAGGGTGAACATGTACATGTACATAATGTAGAAAGTCATAGGGAAGAACTTTAAATTTAAGGAGGAAGTTAAAATGAAATTTTTAGGATATAGAAGACCAGATGGAAAAGTAGGAATCAGAAATAAAATATTTATATTACCAGCAAGTGTTTGTGCTTCAGATACAACTAGAATAATTGCTTCACAAATTGAAGGGGCAGTAACTTTTAATAACCAAAATGGTTGTTCACAAGTAGCAGGAGATCAACAATTAACTATGGATGTAATGGCTGGAATGGCAGCAAATCCAAATGTTTATGGAATCATAGTAGTATCTTTAGGTTGTGAAAATTGTCAAATGGATTTAGTTGTAGATGCTATTAGAGAAAGAACAAATAAACCAATGGAAACATTTATAATTCAAGAAAATGGTGGAACAATCACAACAATAGAAAGAGCAGTACGTGCTGGAAGAAGAATGGCTCAAGAAGCTTCTATGCAACAAAGAGAAGAGTGTGATATTTCAGAATTAATAATAGGAACAGAATGTGGTGGTTCAGATCCAACTAGTGGTCTCGCATCTAATGTATTAATTGGAGAATTAAGTGATCGTTTAGTAGAGTTAGGATCAACTTCGATTTTATCAGAAACAACAGAATTTATAGGAGCAGAACATATATTAGCTTCAAGAGCAAAAAATGAAGAAGTAAAAGAAAGAATTTATGATATAGTACACAGATATGAAAAAGCACTTCAATTAGTCGGTGAAGAAGTAAGAGAAGGAAATCCATCTCCAGGAAATATAGCTGGTGGAATAACAACTCTTGAAGAAAAATCTTTAGGATGTATTCATAAAGGTGGACATTCAGTTGTAAATGCAGTATTTGATTATGGAAAACCAGTTACTGAAAAAGGATTAGTGATAATGGACACTCCAGGAAATGATCCTTCTTCAGTAGCAGGAATGGTTGCAGGAGGAGCTCAAATAATAGTATTCTCAACAGGAAGAGGAACACCTACAGGAAATCCAATATCACCAGTTATAAAAATAACAGGAAATAAAATAACATTTGAAAATATGAAAGATAATATTGATATTGATGCAAGTCCAGTAATTTATGGACCACAAACACTAAAGGAATTAGGAAATGAATTATTAGAAGAAGTTTTAAAAGTAGCAAATGGAAAACAAACAAAGGCTGAAACATTAGGATATACAGAAACAGCAATAGCTAGACTTTGTAACTATGTATAATAATTAATCTTAAGAGCAGGGGAATATTATTTCTCTGCTTTTAGATATAAATTTTAAAAGGAGTTTTTCCATGAAATTTATAAGATTTATAGTAAATAATATAGAAAAAATAGGAGTATTAGACAAAAGTGAAAAAAATATTATAGAACTTTTTACTACAAACAAAAATAAAAGAGATTCAATGATTGAGTTCATCGAGGAAATCGATGATAAAGTATTAAAAAATATAAAAAGTAAAATAGATAATGAAATTGGAAAATATAAAGTTGATGAAGTAGAAATTTGCTCTCCTATAAGAAAGCCAATTCATGATATTATTTGTGTTGGAGTAAATTATAGAAAACATTTAATAGAAACTCAAGAGAAATTTGATAATTCATTTAAAACTCCTGAAAAAACTGTTTATTTTTCAAAAAGAGCTAGTGAAATAATAGGAACGAACCAATCTATTAAAAGTAGGTTAGATCTAGATGAGAAGCTAGATTATGAAGTAGAATTAGCAGTAATTATAGGAAAAGCAGGAAAAAATATAGCTGAAAAAGAGGCAGAAAAATATATTTTTGGATATTCAATATTTAATGATATTTCGTCAAGAGGTTTACAAAAAGAACATATTCAATGGTATAGAGGAAAAAGTATAGATACTTATTCTACTATGGGACCAGTAATTTTACATAAATCATTAGTTCCACATCCACTAGAATTAAAGATTTGTAGTGAAGTTAATGATGAAATTAGACAAAATTCTAATACTAAGTATATGCTGTCTAATGTTTCAAAAATAATTTCAGAGATATCTAATGGAATAACTTTAGAGCCAGGAGATATTATTATAACAGGAACTCCAGATGGAGTGGGATTAGGATATAATCCACCTAAATTTTTAAAAAAAGAAGATATTGTAAAATGTAAAATAGAAAAAATAGGAGAATTAATAAATAAAGTAGAATAAAGGAGAAGTTTATGAAAAAAGCAATGTTTTTAACACCAGTAGTAACAGCTTTTAATAAGGAAGGAAAACTAGATGCTCAGGCAAATAGAAATGTTTGGGAACACTTAATAAAAGGTGGAATAGATGGAATCGTTATAATGGGAAGTACAGGAGAATTTTTCTCAATGTCAATGGAAGCTAAAAAGGAATTAATTGATTTAGCAACTGATTATATCAATAAAAGAGTAAAATTATATATAGGAACTAGCTGTATGACAATAGAAGAAACAGTAGAGTTATCAAATTATGCATTAGAAAAAGGTGCTGATGCTGTTATGATAATAGGACCTTACTATTTTTCATTATCACCAGAAAGTATAGAATATTATTTTGATGAAGTTGCAAAACAAGTAAAAGGAGACATTTATTTGTATAACTTCCCAGACAGAAATGGATATGATTTAACTGCTGAAATTACACTAAATTTATTACGTAAAAATAAAAATATAGTAGGATTTAAAGATACTGTAAGCGAAATGGGACACACAAGAAGATTATTAGCAACTGTAAGAGATGAGTTCCCTGAGTTTGTAGTTTTATCAGGATATGATGAAAACTTAGCTCATGTTATGTTATCAGATGGAAATGGATGTATTGGAGGATTATCAAATCTTTATCCAGAAGTTTTTGCAAAATGGGTAAAAGCTATTAATGAAAAAGATATGGATGAAGTAACTAGAATACAAAAAATAGTAGATAGAATGATGAAAATTTATGAAGTGGGAACACCATTTATTCCAGTAATGAAAAGAGCTATGACATTACGTGGAATAAATTTAGTTGATTATAGTATAAAACCATTTTTAGAAGTTAATGATAAGCAAGAAAAAGAGATTAAAGCAATTATAGAATATGTTGAGAAAAATTTCTAATTAGAATAAAAAATATATTGTAAATAAAAAATATATATAGTAAAATTCAAGAATAATTAAAGAAAAATATTTTATAAATCAAAATTATTTTTCTTAGTATAAAAAATTATTCTTGAATTTTTTTAGTTAAGGAGAAATTATGAAAATAGTAGTATTAGATGGTTATACAGAAAATCCAGGAGATTTATCTTGGGAATGGTTAAAAAAGTATGGAGAGGTTGAAATATATGATAGAACTCCTGAAGAGTTAGTATATGAGAGGTCAAAAGATGCAGAGGTAATAATAACAAACAAAGTTCCTTTTAATAGAGAAAGAGTTGAAAGATTACCTAAATTAAAATATATAGGAATTACAGCTGCTGGATATAATATTATAGATATAGAAGCTGTCAAAGAAAAAAATATTATAGTTACTAATACTCCAAATTATGGGTCAAAGGTCGTTGCACAAATGGTGTTTGCACATCTTTTAGAAATAACTAACAATGTAGGATTGCATAGTAAATCAGTAAAAGATGGAGAATGGAGTGAAAAATTAGATTTCTGTTATTGG
This window harbors:
- a CDS encoding iron-containing alcohol dehydrogenase, whose product is MIYYIPPINLLGKGCLKDLVQPLKNLKCKKAFVVSDKFLTNNGTVEKVTNILKEANLEFTVYNDVKPNPTVTNVENGYKILVEEKCDIVITIGGGSPQDCGKAIAVLATNGGSIKDYEGINKTSNKSLPIVAITTTAGTSAEVTINYVITDEERHVKMIMVDTNSLAAITVNDPELMLEKPAALTAATGMDALTHAIEAVVAKGAMDVTNCTALYAIKEIFDYLPTAVKNGHDVNAREQMCYSCFLNGIAFSNAGLGNVHAMAHQLGGLYDLPHGVCNAMLLPIVEEENAKHVPEKFRPIAKVIGLDTENKTDKECVDFVINKIKLLSEEVGIPKSLKEVGVDNPDFELLAENSMKDACAGANPVFFSKETLIELFKKIS
- a CDS encoding IclR family transcriptional regulator produces the protein MKNKEHNPTLRVLNILETLASNPEGLTLTQIAEIINSPKSTILPIIHTMANRKFIFFNEKTYTYTIGISSFCVGSSYTSNMNALQFIKSEMEYVVKKTDEICQMGILDGGEVLYVAKVDSTNPIRILSSVGKKLPAYCTALGKAMLFNYSKEELNNLYPEGFKAYTKNTITDFDILYKQLEEIKQTKVATEYGEVNEDSSCISVPLTNNNKIIAAISVSTPSFRLTQEKSEQIISYLLNAKNKIEIFFKEHDINDSQLILNR
- a CDS encoding 2-keto-3-deoxygluconate permease, whose amino-acid sequence is MILKFLRKVPAGMMIVPLLIGSFMNTFFPEALKIGSFTTATFSSAGAATAMGIQLFCLGTTLQLADMPKVVKRGGILLVSKFIIGAAIGIAVGKMFGFAGVCGLTTLAIISAVTNSNGSVYLALMKTYGDTTDCAAMALLALNDGPLLTLIALGASGLANVPFMALVATVIPIIVGMIIGNLDKSMRDFMAPAGDILIPFVGFTLGAGINLSNVLKGGVPGIVLGLISVFVGGAFIVFCDRVIGRRPGYAGWAVATTAGNAVAVPAAVGIIDPAWAPYVGGATTQVAAAVVVTAILAPLMTNYWAKKYGCPQFDKIKEEMN
- a CDS encoding UxaA family hydrolase produces the protein MKINAVVIDKKDNVAVAIETVKKGEVVAYKLDNETVSLEALTDVQIYHKLASKDIKKGEPVVKYGEHIGIAGRDIQKGEHVHVHNVESHREEL
- a CDS encoding UxaA family hydrolase, which translates into the protein MKFLGYRRPDGKVGIRNKIFILPASVCASDTTRIIASQIEGAVTFNNQNGCSQVAGDQQLTMDVMAGMAANPNVYGIIVVSLGCENCQMDLVVDAIRERTNKPMETFIIQENGGTITTIERAVRAGRRMAQEASMQQREECDISELIIGTECGGSDPTSGLASNVLIGELSDRLVELGSTSILSETTEFIGAEHILASRAKNEEVKERIYDIVHRYEKALQLVGEEVREGNPSPGNIAGGITTLEEKSLGCIHKGGHSVVNAVFDYGKPVTEKGLVIMDTPGNDPSSVAGMVAGGAQIIVFSTGRGTPTGNPISPVIKITGNKITFENMKDNIDIDASPVIYGPQTLKELGNELLEEVLKVANGKQTKAETLGYTETAIARLCNYV
- a CDS encoding fumarylacetoacetate hydrolase family protein; this translates as MKFIRFIVNNIEKIGVLDKSEKNIIELFTTNKNKRDSMIEFIEEIDDKVLKNIKSKIDNEIGKYKVDEVEICSPIRKPIHDIICVGVNYRKHLIETQEKFDNSFKTPEKTVYFSKRASEIIGTNQSIKSRLDLDEKLDYEVELAVIIGKAGKNIAEKEAEKYIFGYSIFNDISSRGLQKEHIQWYRGKSIDTYSTMGPVILHKSLVPHPLELKICSEVNDEIRQNSNTKYMLSNVSKIISEISNGITLEPGDIIITGTPDGVGLGYNPPKFLKKEDIVKCKIEKIGELINKVE
- a CDS encoding dihydrodipicolinate synthase family protein, producing the protein MKKAMFLTPVVTAFNKEGKLDAQANRNVWEHLIKGGIDGIVIMGSTGEFFSMSMEAKKELIDLATDYINKRVKLYIGTSCMTIEETVELSNYALEKGADAVMIIGPYYFSLSPESIEYYFDEVAKQVKGDIYLYNFPDRNGYDLTAEITLNLLRKNKNIVGFKDTVSEMGHTRRLLATVRDEFPEFVVLSGYDENLAHVMLSDGNGCIGGLSNLYPEVFAKWVKAINEKDMDEVTRIQKIVDRMMKIYEVGTPFIPVMKRAMTLRGINLVDYSIKPFLEVNDKQEKEIKAIIEYVEKNF